Below is a window of Bacillota bacterium DNA.
CGCTGCACCTACTGCGACTTCGTCCTCGTCCCGGCGCGGGCGGCGCTCCTGGAGCGCTACCTGGCGGCGCTGGAGCGCGAGGCGGAGGCGATGGGCCGCCTCCTCGCCGGCCGCCCCGCCGTCAGCCTCTACGTGGGCGGCGGCACGCCCTCGCTGCTCTCGCCGGCGCAGATCGACCGCCTCTTCGCCCT
It encodes the following:
- a CDS encoding coproporphyrinogen III oxidase family protein, with amino-acid sequence MSDLPAAPAAEPALGLYVHVPFCHHRCTYCDFVLVPARAALLERYLAALEREAEAMGRLLAGRPAVSLYVGGGTPSLLSPAQIDRLFAL